A stretch of the Onychomys torridus unplaced genomic scaffold, mOncTor1.1, whole genome shotgun sequence genome encodes the following:
- the LOC118576091 gene encoding speckle-type POZ protein-like: MARAEIAQRWDHTEISVEDFSYRWTISNFHLMVEERLGSLRSPTFSIGAHDKWCLRVNLNGVDEESADYLSVYLVLLSCLNSRIWAKFQFWIINAEGEKTKVKKSPRAFMFVPGQDWGYKQFIIRDFLLSHAFWLLPEDQLTLVCKVSMAQVSLSLSDQNKKPGILVPRCTLADDLGELWLNSRFTDCCLVVAGQEFRAHKAILAARSPVFRAMFQHDMEESRKNRIEIPDLEPQVFKVMVDFIYTGTAPDLDSMAAAVLAAADKYGLEYLKVMCEDALFRDLSVENAAHTLFLADLYRSGQLKTQTMDFITANASEVSETSDWKIMVGLYPYLVFEAYGSMSAQCPFLEHPIKCLKQS, translated from the coding sequence ATGGCAAGAGCAGAGATAGCCCAGAGATGGGACCACACAGAAATCAGTGTTGAGGATTTCTCCTACAGGTGGACCATCAGCAACTTCCATTTGATGGTGGAGGAAAGGCTAGGAAGCCTTAGAAGCCCAACTTTCTCAATAGGAGCCCATGACAAATGGTGTTTGAGAGTAAACCTAAATGGAGTGGATGAAGAAAGTGCAGATTACCTGTCAGTTTACCTAGTGTTGCTCAGCTGTCTAAACAGTCGTATTTGGGCAAAGTTCCAGTTCTGGATCATAAATGCCGAAGGAGAGAAAACGAAAGTCAAGAAGAGCCCAAGAGCCTTTATGTTTGTGCCAGGCCAGGACTGGGGTTACAAACAATTCATTATTCGAGATTTTCTCTTGTCCCATGCATTTTGgcttctcccagaggaccagctCACCCTGGTCTGCAAGGTGAGCATGGCCCAGGTCTCTTTGAGCCTCTCTGACCAGAACAAGAAGCCTGGAATTCTGGTTCCCAGATGCACATTGGCAGATGATCTAGGAGAGCTGTGGTTGAATTCCCGATTCACAGACTGCTGCCTAGTGGTAGCTGGCCAGGAATTCCGGGCTCACAAGGCCATCTTAGCAGCTCgctctccagttttcagagccatgtttcaacATGACATGGAGGAGAGCAGAAAGAATCGCATTGAGATCCCTGACCTGGAGCCACAAGTCTTCAAGGTAATGGTGGACTTCATTTACACAGGGACAGCACCAGACCTTGACAGCATGGCAGCTgctgtgctggcagctgctgacaaGTATGGCCTGGAGTATTTGAAGGTCATGTGTGAGGATGCCCTCTTCAGGgacctctctgtggagaatgctgcccacactctcttcctggctgaccTCTACAGAtcagggcagctgaaaacccagacaatggatttcattacagcaaatgcttctgaggtctctgagacATCAGACTGGAAGATAATGGTGGGCTTGTATCCCTACCTAGTGTTTGAAGCTTATGGTTCCATGTCTGCTCAATGTCCTTTCCTGGAGCACCCTATTAAATGCTTGAAGCAATCCTAG